From a region of the Methyloterricola oryzae genome:
- the tnpA gene encoding IS66 family insertion sequence element accessory protein TnpA — MKKEGERERYWQAHRIAWQSSGLSQRAYCQREGLSFSAFGYWRSRVKARVEASLPAFVPVLIEEPAVKAEEAERVAGSESPALISPGFGTGVEIRLKSGRTIVVSEHFDEAVLARVIRVVEQVPC, encoded by the coding sequence ATGAAGAAAGAAGGCGAACGTGAGCGGTACTGGCAGGCACATCGGATTGCTTGGCAGTCGAGTGGACTCAGCCAACGGGCTTACTGTCAGCGGGAGGGTTTGAGTTTCTCGGCTTTTGGGTATTGGCGAAGCCGTGTGAAGGCCAGGGTAGAAGCGTCGTTACCGGCGTTTGTCCCGGTGCTGATCGAAGAACCCGCTGTGAAGGCAGAGGAAGCCGAGAGAGTGGCAGGTTCGGAATCTCCAGCGCTGATCTCTCCCGGATTCGGCACCGGGGTGGAGATCCGGCTGAAGTCTGGTCGGACGATTGTGGTGTCAGAGCATTTCGATGAAGCGGTGCTGGCCCGAGTGATTCGGGTGGTGGAGCAGGTGCCGTGCTGA
- the tnpB gene encoding IS66 family insertion sequence element accessory protein TnpB (TnpB, as the term is used for proteins encoded by IS66 family insertion elements, is considered an accessory protein, since TnpC, encoded by a neighboring gene, is a DDE family transposase.) has product MLNPGVSRIFVAVEPVDLRLGLDGLCARAQHGLALNPFGGDWVIFRNKAGNRLKLVVFDGVGFWLCYRRLDG; this is encoded by the coding sequence GTGCTGAATCCTGGGGTTTCCCGAATCTTCGTGGCGGTGGAGCCGGTGGATCTGCGTTTGGGGCTGGATGGCTTGTGCGCCCGGGCGCAGCACGGCCTGGCGTTGAATCCGTTCGGCGGGGATTGGGTGATTTTCAGGAACAAGGCGGGCAATCGGCTGAAGCTGGTGGTGTTTGACGGAGTCGGGTTCTGGCTCTGTTACCGGCGCCTGGACGGGTAG
- a CDS encoding putative molybdenum carrier protein, whose product MIDPAMNHTENTAFVPILTMMVDYGNAPFLWLVDNPERRGVGGNICDGTYWDESCPMSEGLWHKFAVWAITFDRTAFYSDNYDADDWDWVAFNARGLQLARWLKEEVGTAYRVVYKKPCEDPNHRIDERTEILTDGELVRLPIFRGSFPKPPHFCQHIVSGGQTGADRGALDFAIKHGYTHGGLAPRGRQAEDGLIPLKYQLTELTQGGYRQRTRRNVEESDGTLIVNLGALDGGSLATEAFAQKTGKPILVVQLDSGVSMELAASVATWLRLHTIKTLNVAGPRESKRPGIHHRTVEFLEAVDAAFQLGVEQTAVP is encoded by the coding sequence ATGATTGATCCAGCCATGAATCATACTGAGAACACTGCTTTCGTCCCAATTCTTACTATGATGGTGGACTACGGCAATGCGCCGTTCCTGTGGCTGGTCGATAACCCCGAGAGACGTGGAGTTGGTGGGAATATCTGCGACGGCACTTACTGGGACGAGTCGTGCCCGATGTCGGAAGGGCTCTGGCATAAATTTGCGGTTTGGGCCATTACGTTCGACCGAACGGCGTTCTACTCCGACAATTACGATGCCGATGACTGGGACTGGGTCGCCTTCAATGCGCGCGGCCTGCAACTTGCCCGCTGGCTTAAGGAAGAAGTCGGCACTGCGTATCGCGTCGTTTACAAGAAGCCTTGCGAGGATCCGAATCACCGCATCGATGAACGCACGGAAATCCTTACAGATGGCGAGCTAGTGCGGTTGCCAATATTTCGTGGTTCTTTCCCCAAGCCACCGCACTTCTGCCAGCACATTGTCTCTGGCGGACAGACCGGCGCGGATCGCGGTGCGCTGGATTTTGCCATCAAGCATGGCTACACGCACGGAGGTTTGGCACCTCGCGGACGTCAGGCAGAGGATGGCTTAATCCCGTTGAAATACCAGCTTACCGAGTTGACGCAAGGTGGCTATCGCCAGCGCACCCGCCGTAACGTAGAAGAAAGTGATGGTACCTTGATCGTCAACCTGGGCGCACTCGATGGCGGGTCGCTGGCAACGGAAGCCTTCGCCCAGAAAACGGGTAAACCGATTCTCGTCGTTCAGCTTGACTCCGGAGTGTCGATGGAATTAGCGGCAAGCGTTGCGACGTGGCTGCGCCTGCACACCATTAAGACATTAAATGTGGCTGGACCGAGAGAGAGCAAGCGGCCTGGTATTCATCATCGAACAGTTGAATTTCTGGAGGCAGTCGATGCCGCATTCCAACTAGGCGTAGAGCAAACAGCTGTGCCATGA
- a CDS encoding TIGR04255 family protein, producing MNSASGSLRELSTNWCRRPKSDDVNACQFERGGVANKQGDWRLNAWQNLLRFSATRFTPFGNSMTPNWDADSLVAIHSTNVDKYKRNFLRQAVCELRFPTLMELGESRPPAAFVKALRKEYPYIELTNEVTVGIGGAGSNYAHIFRSTKRTWSVSLKQSALSVETNAYSDYDHMRERVLRVVEAASKVIDSDFFTRIGLRYINVIDSGADPVHGWVNPELVGPILSRSFAGIQEYAGKLQLVANDGGCLLQHGIVLKQKHATGEIGPEYLLDIDSFRNEILLSDTGVALDAMHAQVFDVFDWAIGPKAREHLSAETHSKRS from the coding sequence TTGAATAGCGCGAGCGGCAGCTTACGGGAGCTGTCTACAAACTGGTGCAGACGGCCAAAATCGGACGATGTCAACGCCTGTCAATTTGAACGCGGTGGCGTAGCTAATAAGCAGGGTGACTGGCGGCTCAACGCATGGCAAAATCTGTTACGATTCAGCGCCACACGCTTCACACCTTTTGGCAACAGCATGACTCCAAATTGGGACGCAGACTCCTTAGTCGCTATTCATTCTACGAATGTTGACAAGTACAAGCGCAACTTCTTGCGCCAGGCAGTTTGCGAACTTCGTTTCCCGACACTGATGGAACTGGGCGAGTCTCGACCACCAGCCGCGTTCGTCAAGGCACTCAGGAAGGAATATCCCTACATTGAATTGACGAATGAAGTTACCGTAGGGATTGGGGGGGCTGGATCGAATTACGCACACATCTTTCGATCGACAAAGCGCACTTGGTCAGTGTCGCTCAAACAGAGCGCTCTTTCAGTAGAGACTAATGCTTACAGCGACTATGATCACATGAGGGAGCGAGTGCTACGTGTAGTCGAAGCTGCGTCCAAGGTAATCGATTCGGACTTCTTCACACGCATTGGTCTTCGTTATATTAACGTTATAGACAGTGGCGCAGATCCAGTGCACGGATGGGTGAATCCTGAGCTTGTTGGCCCAATTCTTTCTAGAAGCTTTGCCGGAATCCAAGAGTACGCGGGGAAGCTTCAGCTTGTGGCAAATGATGGCGGATGCTTGCTGCAACATGGCATCGTCTTGAAACAGAAGCACGCCACGGGAGAGATTGGGCCGGAGTACCTATTAGACATTGACTCATTCCGCAATGAGATATTACTTAGCGACACCGGGGTAGCCTTAGACGCAATGCATGCACAAGTATTTGACGTCTTCGACTGGGCAATTGGCCCAAAAGCTCGCGAACATTTGTCGGCAGAAACTCACTCGAAAAGAAGCTGA